A stretch of DNA from Granulicella pectinivorans:
CTTACCGGCTACAAGAGCACCCACGGCGTCGCCCTCGACCCCGACGGCAGGTTCGGCTACGTCAGCGACGGCGCGGGCAATGCGGTCTACGTCTTCGATCGTGCCACCCTCGCCAACGTGGCGACCATCCCGGCAGGCACCAACCCCGACGGCATCCTCTTCGAGCCGAAGACGAAGACAGTGTGGGCCTTCAACGGCCGCAGCAAGAATGTAACGGTCATCGATACAAAAACCCGCACCGTCGTCGCGACCATCGCCCTGCCCGGCAAACCCGAGTTCCCCCAGGCCGACGGCACCGGCATGATCTACGACAACATCGAAGACAAGAACGAGATCGTCCGCCTCGACGCGAACACCCTCAAACTCACAGGAGAATGGCCCCTCACGGGCTGCGAGTCGCCCTCCGGCATGGCGATCGATATCACCGGCCACAAGCTTTACTCGGTCTGCGATGGCAAGAAAATGGCCGTGACGGACTACGCCGCCGGCAAGCTCCTCGGCCTCGCCGAGGTCGGCGACGGCCCCGACGCTGCGGGCTTCGACGCGAAGACCGGCCTCGCCTTCTCGTCGAACGGCGAAGGCACCCTCACCGTCGTGAATACGAAGGCGAAGAACTTCCCCGCGGTCGAAACGGTCAAGACCGTGCTCGGCGCGCGCACCATGGCCTTCGACGAAAGCACCGGCCGCATCTACCTCGCCGCCGCCATCATGGGACCCAAGCCCGCACCCTCCGCGGCGAATCCGCGTGGCCGCGCCGCAGCCCTCCCCGGCTCCTTCATGGTCGTCGTGGTCGGAAAGCAGTGAAGACGATGCAACAACGCAAAGCATCCACGCTCGCGCTGTTGCTGCTGGCGTGCGCGGTGCAGGGAGGCGCAGGACAGGCATTGCCTGCCGCGCCTCCCCGGCCGGCAATCCCGGCACCGGAAGGCCCGGTCATCACCCTCAACCAGGCCATCGAACGCGCACGCGCCAACGAACCCGCCTTCGCCGCCGCGGTCGCCGCCAGCAAGGTCGCGGGCCTTGAAAAATCGATTGCGCGCGCAGCCCTGCTGCCTACCGCGACCTACCACAACGCCTATCTCTACACGCAGCCGAACGGTGCCACCAACTCCGCCGGTTCAACCGGCTCACAGGCCGCGCCCAAGTTCATCGCAAACAACGCCGTGCGCGAATACGCCAGTCAGGGCATCGTCACGGAGACGCTCGGCCTCCAGGGCTTCAACGCCGTATCGCTCGCCTCTGCGCAAGCCGCCGTCGCGCAGGCCGAGATGGAAGTAGCCCGACGTGGCCTCGTCGCCACCGTGGTGGCCCTCTATTACGGCGTCTCGTCGTCCTATGCAAAGTGGACCGTGGCCCAACGCGCAGCGCGTGAGGCCACCGATTTCACCAAGCAGACCACCCAGCGCGAAGCCGTCCGCGAGGTCGCCCACGCCGATGTCGTGAAGGCAAAGCTGCAACAGCAGCAGCGCGATCGCGACCTGGCCGACGCCACGCTCTCCTACAACAGGGCCAAACTTGAACTCGGCGTCCTGCTCAACCCCGACCCGCGCTCGCCCTACCAGGTGGCGATCTCCGCCGACGCCCCACCGCTCGCTCCCCGCCCGGAGATCGAAGCCGCAGCAGGCAAACTGAACCCCGAGCTACAGAGCGCGCTCGCCCAGTTGAAGGCCAGCAACCTCAGCGTCACCGCCGCCCGCGCAGCGTACTTGCCCGACCTCGCCCTCAGCTACACCTACGGTATCGACGCCGAGCAGTTCGCCGCCAACGGCCCGCAGGGTGTGCGCAACCTCGGCTACTCCGCCAGCGCCACGCTCGACATCCCCGTCTGGAACTGGCTCTCCACCGCGCACAAGGTCAAGCAGAGCGAGATCCAGCGCGACGCCGCCAAGGTAGCTCTGACGGCCACACAGCGCCGCCTCATCGCGCAGCTTGAAGAGTTCTACGCCGAGGCCGCCGCCGCCCAGGCGCAACTCGCGTCCTTCGAAGACAGCGTGCAGACCGCCGCTGAATCCCTGCGCCTCACCCGCATGCGTTACACCGCCGGCGAGTCCACCGTCCTCGAGGTCGTCGACGCCCAGAACTCATTGACCGCAGCCGAGGTAGCCCGCGCCGACGGCGCCGTCCGCTACCAGACCGCGCTCGCCCAACTCCAGCTTCTGACAGGAACGATATGACGAAGAGACTCGGCACACTACTGACGCTGATCGGCGCATGTACGATCACAGGCTGCAAGGCCAGGGAAGAGGCCGCTCCCAGGCCCGAGGTCTACGTGCAGGTCGCGCACCCCGAGCAGGGAACCATCGCCGAGCAGATCCAGGCCGACGCCACCCTCGCCCCGCTCGCCCAGGCCGCCATCTCTCCCAAGGTCTCGGCCCCCGTCAAGCGCTTCTACGTGCAGCGCGGCGTACGCGTCAAGGAGGGCCAGCTCCTCGCCACGCTCGAGAACGGCGACCTCAGCGCTGCCGTCCTCGACAACAAGGGCACCTACACCGCCGCGCAGGGCACCTACGAGAACGCCGTGCAGGCTACCGTCCCCGAAGACACCACCCGGGCCGAGAACGATCTCAAGCAGGCCGAGAGCACCCTGAAGCTCAACGAGACCATCGTGGCCGCCCGCACGCAGCTCTTTACCCAGGGTGCCATCCCCGGCCGCGATCTCGACACCGCAAAGGCCGCGCTCGTGCAGGCCCAGTCCGCCTACGACATCGCAAAGCAGCACCTCGACTCCGTCCAGAAGATCGGCCGCAAGAGCGCCCTGGAAACCGCGCAGGGCCAGCTTCAGTCCGCCAAGGGCAAATACCTCGGTGCCGCCGCGCAGCTCAGCTATACCGAGATTCACAGCCCCATCTCCGGCGTCGTCACCGACCGCTCGCTCTTTGCCGGAGAGACCGCCGCAGCCGGCACCCCGCTCCTCACCGTCATGGACACCTCCGCTCTCCTCGCCAAGCTCCACATGGCCCAGATTCAGGCGCAGCAACTCGTCCTCGGCGCGACCGCGACCGTCAGGATCCCCGGCATCGAAGAACCCGTCCACGCGAAGGTCTCCCTCATCAGCCCGGCCCTCGATCCCGGTTCCACGACGGTTGAAGTCTGGCTCCGCATCGAGAACCCCAAAGGCCTCTACAAGGTAGGTACACCCGTCCACGCCACC
This window harbors:
- a CDS encoding YncE family protein, yielding MTHTRISRGRTFTGAAALALCSLLPAAHAQKSYAVETKWTIGGEGGWDYLTMDAPAHRLYVTHGPKVEVLDTTTGKVVGQLTGYKSTHGVALDPDGRFGYVSDGAGNAVYVFDRATLANVATIPAGTNPDGILFEPKTKTVWAFNGRSKNVTVIDTKTRTVVATIALPGKPEFPQADGTGMIYDNIEDKNEIVRLDANTLKLTGEWPLTGCESPSGMAIDITGHKLYSVCDGKKMAVTDYAAGKLLGLAEVGDGPDAAGFDAKTGLAFSSNGEGTLTVVNTKAKNFPAVETVKTVLGARTMAFDESTGRIYLAAAIMGPKPAPSAANPRGRAAALPGSFMVVVVGKQ
- a CDS encoding TolC family protein, which produces MQQRKASTLALLLLACAVQGGAGQALPAAPPRPAIPAPEGPVITLNQAIERARANEPAFAAAVAASKVAGLEKSIARAALLPTATYHNAYLYTQPNGATNSAGSTGSQAAPKFIANNAVREYASQGIVTETLGLQGFNAVSLASAQAAVAQAEMEVARRGLVATVVALYYGVSSSYAKWTVAQRAAREATDFTKQTTQREAVREVAHADVVKAKLQQQQRDRDLADATLSYNRAKLELGVLLNPDPRSPYQVAISADAPPLAPRPEIEAAAGKLNPELQSALAQLKASNLSVTAARAAYLPDLALSYTYGIDAEQFAANGPQGVRNLGYSASATLDIPVWNWLSTAHKVKQSEIQRDAAKVALTATQRRLIAQLEEFYAEAAAAQAQLASFEDSVQTAAESLRLTRMRYTAGESTVLEVVDAQNSLTAAEVARADGAVRYQTALAQLQLLTGTI
- a CDS encoding efflux RND transporter periplasmic adaptor subunit, with the protein product MTKRLGTLLTLIGACTITGCKAREEAAPRPEVYVQVAHPEQGTIAEQIQADATLAPLAQAAISPKVSAPVKRFYVQRGVRVKEGQLLATLENGDLSAAVLDNKGTYTAAQGTYENAVQATVPEDTTRAENDLKQAESTLKLNETIVAARTQLFTQGAIPGRDLDTAKAALVQAQSAYDIAKQHLDSVQKIGRKSALETAQGQLQSAKGKYLGAAAQLSYTEIHSPISGVVTDRSLFAGETAAAGTPLLTVMDTSALLAKLHMAQIQAQQLVLGATATVRIPGIEEPVHAKVSLISPALDPGSTTVEVWLRIENPKGLYKVGTPVHATITGRTAKDTLLIPAEAIQAGPDGVSKFVMLMASDGTAHKKPVTLGITTAEDVQVLDGVSATDTVITTGAYGLDEGTKVKVGKAPAAEADDAKPSAGKKDGDDK